In the genome of Kitasatospora cineracea, one region contains:
- the pglZ gene encoding BREX-2 system phosphatase PglZ, with amino-acid sequence MSTPVVTSAVRLNTATVTQYLASQSGLAAGRRKAVLLRATPEWDGPAELGWGERRARIAAAPSALAVYELVLTHLAPEAPGPEVLVVLTDREESELGPDLLARVHKQRVNAVDTWDVVRQAFGAGSTDNRLLKDNWAAEALLDATPPAGWPQLAGGVLSRRGALGALALRRLGIGRFDPDRDERSTPDSVLDVPALLRWSLTPGGPDRFLALRAPERSGLAGLLGEADQAGLTGRALLALVEADHGPDAVAFGLVCAALWVHADAAADAEDYRARGRAERWFGDEPPAHGEALDALVAAFGRSCEEFVSVLLLSGRSGFDDDAAAARRLTGAVLDRAASLVEQLGAQRAAESSPVLATGLEARFAAVGRALGKGDPARTAAAVKALGDHRLAPGQVARTRVERTHMAQRLAQWLATDPATESTTVAAGIDRHLAETAWVDLALEHVEAGGDPNHVLKSAYDELCTSIRARRREIDRRFAQTLATWTAAGTDPGSMLTVETFLPRVVGPVVKAAERRLLLVVVDGMSAAIATELGAELREHWAEYDPYPRPSTGPGPEGSPSSPQRRAIAAALPTITSVSRTSLFAAKLMKGSQADEKRIFPTHRFWGGQKVAVFHKDDLRSETGGDTFGPELSEALAGDTHVAVVLNTVDDRLAKEQKLGDGAWRLSEIGGLQDLLSIAATQGRAVILTSDHGHVVDRRGLKVDRDGAASARHRAPGGPLADNEIVLSGPRVISSETGGEIVALWDADSRYTALKAGYHGGASLAEFAIPVLALLPFGAAPPKGWRELGSPEPEWWAVASGAKPQPAPVAVVPPKKATKPARSAKAPAQPPAGHDALFEVALAPSPDGETLLAPTVVSPQDTLVSGLLASQIFLDQVDLLARKPDLAKVEKAVHVLLDAGGTLPVTALAQRIGLLTTRADGFAAVLRQLLNYDSIQVLETLPDGRTLRLDTGLLRTQFGLK; translated from the coding sequence ATGAGCACTCCGGTCGTCACCAGCGCGGTACGCCTCAACACCGCCACCGTCACCCAGTACCTGGCCTCGCAGTCCGGGCTCGCGGCGGGCCGGCGGAAGGCCGTCCTGCTGCGGGCCACCCCGGAATGGGACGGCCCCGCGGAGCTCGGCTGGGGCGAGCGCCGGGCCCGGATCGCCGCGGCACCGTCAGCCCTCGCCGTGTACGAGCTGGTGCTGACGCACCTGGCACCGGAGGCACCGGGCCCGGAGGTGCTGGTCGTGCTCACGGACCGGGAGGAGTCCGAGCTCGGACCCGATCTGCTGGCCAGGGTGCACAAGCAGCGGGTCAACGCCGTCGACACCTGGGACGTGGTCCGGCAGGCATTCGGCGCCGGCAGCACCGACAACCGGCTACTCAAGGACAACTGGGCCGCCGAGGCGCTGCTCGACGCCACGCCGCCGGCAGGCTGGCCGCAGCTGGCGGGCGGCGTGCTGTCCCGGCGCGGCGCCCTCGGTGCACTCGCCCTGCGGCGACTCGGCATCGGCCGCTTCGACCCGGACCGGGACGAGCGATCGACTCCTGACAGCGTCCTGGACGTACCGGCCCTGCTGCGCTGGTCGCTCACGCCCGGCGGGCCGGACCGCTTCCTGGCACTGCGAGCCCCGGAACGGTCAGGGCTGGCCGGGCTCCTCGGCGAGGCCGACCAGGCCGGGCTCACCGGCCGGGCCCTGTTGGCGCTGGTGGAAGCCGATCATGGTCCGGACGCGGTCGCATTCGGGCTGGTCTGCGCAGCACTGTGGGTGCACGCGGACGCCGCAGCGGATGCCGAGGACTACCGGGCGCGCGGGAGGGCCGAACGGTGGTTCGGTGACGAGCCGCCCGCGCACGGCGAGGCACTGGACGCACTCGTGGCCGCCTTCGGGCGCTCGTGCGAGGAGTTCGTCTCGGTCCTGCTGCTGTCCGGCCGCTCCGGGTTCGACGACGATGCGGCGGCCGCCCGTCGGCTGACCGGAGCCGTGCTGGATCGCGCGGCCTCGCTGGTCGAGCAGTTGGGCGCGCAGCGCGCCGCCGAGTCCAGCCCGGTCCTGGCCACCGGGCTGGAGGCCCGCTTCGCCGCCGTCGGTCGAGCCCTCGGCAAGGGCGACCCAGCGCGTACCGCAGCGGCGGTGAAGGCCCTGGGCGACCACCGGCTGGCCCCGGGCCAGGTTGCCCGGACCAGGGTCGAACGGACGCACATGGCGCAGCGGCTCGCCCAGTGGCTGGCCACCGACCCGGCGACCGAGAGCACGACGGTCGCGGCCGGTATCGACCGTCACCTCGCCGAGACCGCCTGGGTCGACCTGGCGCTCGAGCACGTCGAGGCGGGCGGCGACCCCAACCACGTCCTCAAGTCCGCTTATGACGAGCTCTGCACCTCGATCCGCGCCCGGCGACGGGAGATCGACCGCCGTTTCGCGCAGACCCTCGCCACCTGGACAGCGGCCGGGACGGACCCCGGCTCCATGCTGACGGTGGAGACCTTCCTGCCTCGGGTCGTCGGACCGGTGGTGAAGGCGGCCGAGCGCCGCCTGCTGCTGGTGGTCGTCGACGGGATGAGTGCCGCCATCGCCACGGAACTCGGGGCCGAGCTGCGCGAGCACTGGGCCGAGTACGACCCGTACCCGCGGCCTTCCACCGGCCCCGGGCCCGAAGGCTCGCCGAGTTCCCCCCAACGGCGTGCGATCGCCGCTGCCTTGCCGACCATCACCTCCGTCTCCCGTACCTCGCTGTTCGCGGCGAAGCTGATGAAGGGATCGCAGGCCGACGAGAAGCGGATCTTCCCGACGCACCGGTTCTGGGGTGGCCAGAAGGTCGCGGTCTTCCACAAGGACGACCTGCGCAGCGAGACGGGTGGTGACACGTTCGGGCCCGAGCTGTCCGAGGCCCTGGCCGGTGACACGCACGTGGCAGTGGTGCTCAACACCGTCGACGACCGGCTCGCGAAGGAGCAGAAGCTCGGCGACGGCGCCTGGAGGCTCAGCGAGATAGGAGGGCTGCAGGACCTGCTGAGCATCGCCGCCACCCAGGGACGGGCGGTGATCCTCACCAGCGACCACGGGCATGTCGTCGACCGGCGGGGACTCAAGGTCGACCGCGACGGCGCCGCCTCGGCCCGGCATCGCGCGCCAGGCGGACCCCTGGCCGACAACGAGATCGTGCTGTCCGGGCCACGTGTGATCTCGTCGGAGACCGGCGGTGAAATCGTGGCGCTGTGGGACGCCGACTCCCGGTACACCGCGCTGAAGGCGGGATACCACGGCGGGGCTTCCCTGGCCGAATTCGCCATCCCGGTCCTTGCGTTGCTGCCGTTCGGAGCCGCTCCGCCCAAGGGATGGCGGGAGCTGGGCAGCCCGGAACCCGAATGGTGGGCGGTGGCCTCGGGCGCGAAGCCTCAACCGGCACCGGTCGCCGTCGTTCCGCCGAAGAAAGCCACCAAGCCGGCTAGGTCCGCGAAGGCGCCTGCTCAGCCACCGGCCGGTCATGACGCCCTGTTCGAGGTCGCGCTCGCGCCCTCGCCCGACGGCGAGACGCTGCTGGCGCCCACCGTGGTGTCCCCTCAGGACACCTTGGTCAGCGGTCTGCTCGCCTCGCAGATCTTCCTTGACCAGGTGGACCTGCTCGCCCGCAAGCCGGACCTGGCGAAGGTCGAGAAGGCCGTGCACGTGTTGCTGGACGCGGGCGGGACACTACCCGTGACCGCGTTGGCCCAACGGATCGGCCTGCTCACGACCCGTGCCGACGGCTTCGCCGCCGTCCTGCGGCAGCTGCTCAACTACGACAGCATCCAGGTGCTCGAGACGCTCCCCGACGGCCGCACCCTGCGGCTCGACACGGGGCTGTTGCGCACCCAGTTCGGGCTGAAGTGA
- the brxD gene encoding BREX system ATP-binding protein BrxD: MSTAGYPRPTSVSAARRRDVIDALRRGAVPENGLDLLATGLGRFESALDGELEAVASGASVFKAVRGEYGSGKTFFTRWLGERAKRRNFAVAEIQISETETPLHRLETVYRRLTEQLTTASFPPSALRAVVDAWFYALEEDALAAGATEEQLPEEVERLLAARLSEVSRHAPSFAAALRGYRTALSRGDESTAAAVLAWLGGQPNLAASARRAAGVRGNLDHFGALGFLQGLLAVLRDSGHAGLFLVLDEVETLQRVRSDARDKALNALRQLIDEVHSGRFPGLYLVITGTPAFYDGQQGVQRLAPLAQRLATDFTTDPRFDNPRAVQLRLPGFTLDSLTGLGSTIRDLYTEGADSPARVKSLADDPYVADLAKAVGGALGGKIGVAPRLFLKKLVGDVLDRIDQFDDFDPRQHYRLTVSSNELTDTERNLAAAGSADDIELEM; the protein is encoded by the coding sequence GTGAGCACCGCCGGATACCCCCGCCCCACGTCCGTCAGCGCGGCCCGCCGCCGGGACGTGATCGATGCGCTGCGTCGAGGCGCCGTTCCCGAGAACGGACTCGACCTGCTCGCGACCGGGCTCGGCCGGTTCGAGTCCGCACTGGACGGCGAGTTGGAAGCAGTCGCCTCGGGCGCTTCGGTCTTCAAAGCGGTACGTGGCGAGTACGGGTCCGGCAAGACGTTCTTCACCCGGTGGCTCGGGGAGCGGGCCAAGCGCCGGAACTTCGCCGTCGCCGAGATCCAGATCTCCGAGACGGAGACGCCGCTGCACCGGCTGGAGACCGTCTACCGCCGACTCACCGAGCAGCTGACCACGGCCAGTTTCCCGCCCAGCGCCCTGCGCGCCGTGGTGGACGCCTGGTTCTACGCGCTGGAGGAAGACGCACTCGCCGCCGGAGCGACTGAGGAGCAGCTGCCCGAGGAGGTCGAGCGGCTGCTCGCCGCCAGGCTCAGCGAGGTCTCACGGCACGCGCCGTCGTTCGCAGCCGCGCTTCGCGGGTACCGCACCGCACTCAGTAGGGGCGACGAGAGCACGGCCGCCGCCGTTCTGGCCTGGCTCGGTGGCCAGCCCAACCTCGCGGCCTCGGCCCGCCGGGCCGCCGGCGTGCGGGGCAATCTTGACCACTTCGGTGCCCTCGGCTTCCTGCAAGGGCTGCTCGCGGTCCTTCGGGACTCCGGTCATGCGGGGCTCTTCCTCGTCCTCGACGAGGTCGAGACCCTACAGCGAGTACGCTCCGATGCTCGCGACAAGGCGCTCAACGCGCTGCGCCAGCTCATCGACGAGGTGCACTCCGGCCGTTTCCCCGGCCTCTACCTGGTGATCACCGGCACGCCTGCCTTCTACGACGGGCAACAGGGCGTCCAGCGCCTTGCCCCGCTCGCCCAGCGACTCGCCACGGACTTCACGACCGACCCGCGCTTCGACAACCCGCGCGCAGTCCAACTCCGGCTGCCCGGCTTTACCCTGGACTCGCTGACCGGCCTCGGATCGACGATCCGGGACCTGTACACCGAGGGCGCGGACTCACCCGCCCGGGTCAAGTCCCTTGCGGACGATCCCTACGTCGCCGATCTGGCCAAGGCGGTGGGCGGAGCACTGGGTGGCAAGATCGGCGTGGCGCCGCGCCTGTTCCTGAAAAAGCTCGTCGGCGACGTGCTCGACCGCATCGACCAGTTCGACGACTTCGACCCGCGGCAGCACTACCGTCTCACCGTCTCCAGCAACGAGCTCACCGATACGGAGCGGAACCTCGCAGCAGCCGGATCAGCCGACGACATCGAGCTGGAGATGTGA
- a CDS encoding DEAD/DEAH box helicase, which produces MDGPEGSLPSSVRGVDPVERLDPVVLHHIVNTLGWPDLRPLQRAAINPLMDGKDVVLLAPTAGGKTEAACFPVLSVMAQQRWTGTSVLYLCPLKALLNNLVTRVDSYAQWLGRRAELWHGDTKESQRRRIRSESPDVLLTTPESLEAMLIGVKTDHARLLGSIRAVVVDEVHAFAGDDRGWHLLAVLERLERVTGRPIQRIGLSATVGNPQQLLTWLQGSGAGSRAGEVVAPDLAAAPTNAPPAGDVELDYVGSLENAAKLIAALHRGEKRLVFCDSRRQVEELGAALRAREVTTFLSHASLSAEERARSEQAFAEARDCVIVSTSTLELGIDVGDLDRVIQIDSPRTVASFLQRIGRTGRRADNVRNCLFLATCEESLLQAAGLLLLWGRNWVEPVVPPPEPRHLVAQQLLAVTLQHHKIGEHLWDREWNGLAPFDRSSEPILRYLVDQGFLDQDGGLLFIGPEAEQRFGQRHFIELTASFTAPPQFTVLSGRTEIGQTDPSVLTEERPGPRRLLLGGRSWQVTFIDWGRRRAFVELTDSGGVAKWTGTGIAGLSYELTRAMRDILLGSEPPVSLTRRAQARLQQLRDEEAPDSVHPAGTLVTRAGEDVRWWTWAGFRANATLAATLPAVADPVQRPTDCYLRLREDMTAEMWHAARAAIGDHLVFPDIDHRAVKGLKFSTALPERLAIASVAARLADFEGASAALREPTRLHVTQR; this is translated from the coding sequence ATGGACGGACCCGAGGGCTCCCTGCCGAGTTCTGTGCGCGGCGTGGATCCCGTCGAACGGCTCGACCCGGTCGTCCTGCACCACATCGTGAACACCCTCGGCTGGCCCGATCTTCGTCCTCTGCAACGGGCCGCGATCAACCCGCTGATGGACGGCAAGGACGTAGTGCTGCTCGCGCCGACCGCGGGCGGCAAGACCGAGGCCGCCTGCTTTCCCGTGCTCTCCGTGATGGCCCAGCAGCGCTGGACCGGCACCTCCGTGCTGTACCTGTGCCCACTGAAGGCGCTGCTGAACAACCTGGTGACGCGTGTCGACTCCTACGCGCAGTGGCTCGGTCGGCGAGCGGAACTGTGGCACGGTGACACCAAGGAGTCCCAACGTCGGCGCATCCGCAGCGAGTCGCCGGACGTCCTTCTGACCACTCCCGAGTCGCTCGAGGCGATGCTCATCGGTGTGAAAACCGACCATGCACGCCTTCTCGGGTCCATCCGCGCAGTCGTGGTGGACGAGGTCCACGCCTTCGCGGGGGACGACCGCGGGTGGCATCTGCTGGCTGTGCTGGAGCGGCTCGAGCGGGTCACCGGGCGGCCCATTCAGCGCATCGGGTTGTCGGCCACGGTGGGCAATCCCCAGCAGCTGCTGACCTGGTTGCAAGGGTCCGGAGCGGGGAGCCGCGCCGGGGAGGTCGTCGCACCCGACCTCGCGGCCGCACCCACCAATGCCCCACCCGCCGGTGACGTGGAACTCGACTACGTCGGCTCGTTGGAGAACGCCGCCAAGCTCATCGCGGCCCTGCACCGCGGCGAGAAGCGGCTCGTCTTCTGCGACTCCCGCAGGCAGGTCGAGGAGCTCGGGGCCGCGTTGCGCGCCCGGGAGGTCACCACCTTCCTGTCGCACGCCTCCCTCTCCGCAGAGGAACGTGCGCGCTCGGAGCAGGCGTTCGCCGAAGCCCGTGACTGTGTGATCGTCTCGACCTCCACATTGGAACTCGGCATCGACGTCGGCGACCTGGACCGTGTGATCCAGATCGACTCGCCCCGCACCGTCGCCTCCTTCCTGCAGCGCATCGGACGGACCGGTCGCCGCGCCGATAACGTCCGCAACTGCCTGTTCCTGGCGACCTGCGAGGAGTCCCTGCTCCAAGCGGCCGGCCTACTCCTGTTGTGGGGACGGAACTGGGTCGAGCCAGTCGTCCCGCCACCCGAACCCCGCCATCTGGTCGCACAGCAGTTGCTGGCCGTGACCCTCCAGCACCACAAGATCGGTGAGCATCTGTGGGACCGGGAGTGGAACGGGCTCGCGCCGTTCGACCGGTCCTCCGAGCCCATCCTGCGATACCTGGTCGATCAAGGATTCCTCGACCAGGACGGTGGCCTGCTCTTCATCGGCCCCGAGGCGGAACAGCGTTTCGGCCAGCGTCACTTCATCGAACTCACCGCTTCCTTCACAGCACCACCCCAGTTCACCGTGCTGTCGGGACGCACCGAGATCGGGCAGACCGATCCATCCGTGCTCACCGAAGAGCGGCCTGGCCCGCGTCGACTGCTGCTCGGTGGTCGCAGCTGGCAGGTCACGTTCATCGATTGGGGAAGGCGTCGGGCCTTCGTGGAACTCACCGACAGCGGCGGCGTCGCCAAGTGGACTGGAACCGGCATCGCCGGCCTCTCGTACGAACTGACCCGAGCCATGCGGGACATCCTTCTCGGCTCCGAGCCTCCGGTCTCCCTCACCCGTAGGGCACAGGCTCGCCTTCAACAACTGCGTGACGAAGAAGCACCTGACAGCGTGCATCCTGCCGGCACCCTTGTCACTCGAGCCGGAGAGGACGTGCGGTGGTGGACCTGGGCCGGCTTCCGCGCCAATGCAACACTGGCTGCCACGCTTCCGGCGGTAGCCGATCCCGTGCAACGCCCTACTGATTGCTACCTCCGGCTCCGCGAAGATATGACGGCCGAGATGTGGCACGCGGCGCGCGCAGCTATCGGCGACCATCTGGTGTTTCCGGATATCGACCACCGAGCTGTGAAGGGGCTCAAGTTCTCCACGGCGCTGCCCGAGCGGCTCGCCATCGCCTCGGTCGCTGCCCGCCTTGCCGACTTCGAGGGAGCATCAGCCGCGCTCCGCGAGCCGACCAGACTGCACGTCACCCAGCGCTGA
- a CDS encoding AAA domain-containing protein — MTALDSWLALEGGAGRKAQWRILGRAVVAGPGEYAVDIRGLNINADQLQSDSLRLAEPDENTVEDGHPVLDVTHDGTALRVRVPDFAEPADPCLWLYQQPATFLTKALRDGIAGLTDDGLAGLLARGEPGGRLSPHGLPQGVLLPAQDLAYRACLGTGLWLVWGPPGTGKTSVLKRAISDLVAAGKRVLLVSATNIAVDNALLGVVKEQRHSPGQLVRVGPPHLKQIADDPQVCLPLMVRAKLAAVDGQRESVAAELSALQQRARQLAALTARLADFDADHYTRQRQRLNDPALAAEHLTAQLAAHSDRHRELQPLLAQAEDRAEQAARRSADAAVPRTAWAQIDALETKTAEVEEAATSAEARDLLARQNLAEAQQALDALESRKGLAKLKARQAIAAAEKHRDAAHARQQDTLEQARQARALADRPRLQTHTAITRISRQTPLTRDDLAAIDNELHQADAALRHIRAQEEDTAARIVHLDEQLRLTLAAADDVKKAERRGHPATHCEAETLRPLVAADTARQPALLRQHRELHDQYERLARDAQGHIIREARLVATTLARFRTNPTVFEGPYDVVLVDEVGAATLPEVLLAVAKAKSTAVLLGDFMQLGPVLPEVLKGNQRTDIRRWLLTEVFDHCRITTPAAARAHPGCLSLDVQHRFGPDVMRLANTLAYDGLLTGGPTVQARARTRNGDDAEIVVVDTDGLGNLAQVHRLGQASGWWPAGLLLARTLVELHRADGDTTGIVTPYGAQAEATLAALRDIEGDSGLLAEVGTAHRFQGREFPVVVFDLVEEQHGRGMWMAQAARRPEAGEWVNNGVRLFNVAATRVQNRLYLIGSRSRITAARSDTALGAVRELLAAGSGRTIRAADLITPLTAQAPRLGPVGARLADILSRHVEIADVQDEVAFHKTFAHHIAEARHSLWIWTPWVAKRVRSLLPALEDAVRRGVRITVFVRDQSDQNQQRFIEYLDELKAVTPAVIPVNVMHQKIVVIDEHTVLLGSLNTLSQSQSREIMLTVRGAHFARKILDHEHAEDFARPPRCGGCRGDQLDLRRGKAGWYWRCYDKACPARRGDRAWTAPVRFTTSRPKQGAR, encoded by the coding sequence GTGACGGCGCTCGACTCCTGGCTCGCCCTGGAGGGCGGAGCCGGACGCAAGGCCCAGTGGCGCATCCTCGGCCGGGCCGTCGTCGCAGGGCCGGGGGAGTACGCGGTCGACATCCGGGGCCTGAACATCAACGCCGACCAGTTGCAGAGCGACAGCCTGCGCCTCGCGGAACCGGACGAGAACACCGTCGAGGACGGCCACCCCGTCCTGGACGTCACGCACGACGGCACCGCCCTGCGCGTCCGCGTCCCCGACTTCGCAGAGCCCGCCGACCCGTGCCTGTGGCTCTACCAGCAACCGGCGACCTTCCTCACCAAAGCCCTCCGCGACGGCATCGCCGGACTCACCGACGACGGACTCGCCGGCCTCCTCGCCCGCGGCGAACCCGGCGGCCGCCTCTCCCCGCACGGACTGCCGCAAGGAGTCCTCCTACCCGCCCAGGACCTCGCCTACCGGGCCTGCCTCGGCACGGGACTGTGGCTCGTGTGGGGGCCGCCCGGCACGGGCAAGACCTCCGTCCTCAAACGCGCCATCAGCGACCTCGTCGCCGCCGGAAAGCGCGTGCTCCTGGTGTCGGCGACCAACATCGCCGTCGACAACGCCCTGCTCGGCGTAGTCAAGGAACAACGGCACTCTCCCGGGCAACTCGTCCGCGTCGGCCCGCCCCACCTCAAGCAGATCGCCGACGACCCCCAGGTGTGCCTGCCCCTCATGGTCCGCGCCAAGCTCGCCGCCGTCGACGGGCAGCGCGAGAGCGTGGCCGCCGAACTCAGCGCCCTGCAGCAGCGCGCCCGGCAACTCGCCGCCCTCACCGCACGCCTGGCCGACTTCGACGCCGACCACTACACCCGGCAGCGCCAGCGCCTGAACGACCCGGCACTCGCAGCCGAGCACCTCACCGCGCAACTCGCCGCCCACTCCGACCGGCACCGGGAACTGCAACCCCTCCTCGCCCAGGCCGAAGACCGCGCCGAGCAAGCCGCCCGGCGCAGCGCCGACGCCGCCGTCCCCCGCACGGCCTGGGCGCAGATCGACGCACTGGAGACCAAAACGGCCGAGGTCGAGGAAGCCGCGACCAGCGCCGAAGCCCGCGACCTCCTCGCCCGCCAGAACCTGGCCGAAGCCCAACAGGCCCTGGACGCACTCGAATCGAGGAAGGGCCTCGCCAAACTCAAAGCCCGGCAGGCCATTGCCGCGGCCGAGAAGCACCGGGACGCCGCCCACGCACGCCAGCAGGACACCCTCGAACAAGCCAGACAAGCCCGGGCCCTCGCCGACCGCCCCCGCCTCCAGACCCACACCGCCATCACCCGGATCAGCCGGCAGACCCCGCTCACCCGCGACGACCTCGCCGCCATCGACAACGAACTGCACCAGGCCGACGCCGCCCTCCGCCACATCCGCGCACAGGAAGAAGACACGGCCGCCCGCATCGTCCACCTCGACGAGCAACTGCGCCTCACCCTGGCCGCCGCCGACGACGTCAAGAAAGCCGAGCGCCGCGGGCACCCCGCCACCCACTGCGAAGCCGAGACCCTGCGGCCCCTGGTCGCCGCCGACACCGCCCGGCAACCCGCACTGCTCCGGCAGCACCGCGAACTCCACGACCAGTACGAACGCCTCGCCCGCGACGCGCAGGGCCACATCATCCGCGAAGCCCGCCTCGTCGCCACCACCCTCGCCAGGTTCCGCACCAACCCGACCGTCTTCGAAGGCCCCTACGATGTCGTCCTCGTCGACGAGGTCGGCGCCGCCACCCTGCCCGAAGTCCTCCTCGCCGTCGCGAAGGCCAAGAGCACCGCCGTCCTCCTCGGCGACTTCATGCAGCTCGGCCCGGTCCTGCCCGAGGTGCTCAAGGGCAACCAGCGCACCGACATCCGCCGCTGGCTGCTGACCGAGGTCTTCGACCACTGCCGCATCACCACTCCCGCCGCCGCCCGCGCCCACCCGGGATGCCTCAGCCTCGACGTCCAGCACCGCTTCGGCCCGGACGTCATGCGCCTGGCCAACACCCTCGCCTACGACGGCCTGCTCACCGGCGGCCCCACCGTCCAGGCCCGTGCCCGGACCCGCAACGGCGACGACGCGGAGATCGTCGTCGTCGACACCGACGGACTCGGCAACCTCGCCCAGGTCCACCGTCTCGGACAGGCCAGCGGCTGGTGGCCGGCCGGACTCCTCCTCGCTCGCACCCTCGTCGAACTCCACCGCGCCGACGGGGACACCACCGGCATCGTCACCCCCTACGGAGCCCAGGCAGAAGCCACACTCGCGGCCCTGCGCGACATCGAAGGCGACTCCGGCCTGCTCGCCGAAGTCGGCACCGCCCACCGCTTCCAGGGCCGCGAGTTCCCCGTCGTCGTCTTCGACCTCGTCGAGGAGCAGCACGGCCGCGGCATGTGGATGGCCCAGGCCGCACGCCGACCGGAAGCCGGCGAGTGGGTCAACAACGGCGTCAGACTGTTCAACGTCGCCGCCACCCGCGTCCAGAACCGCCTCTACCTCATCGGCAGCCGCAGCCGCATCACGGCCGCCCGCAGCGACACCGCCCTCGGCGCCGTCCGCGAACTCCTCGCCGCCGGCTCCGGCCGCACCATCCGGGCCGCCGACCTCATCACCCCGCTCACCGCCCAGGCCCCCCGGCTCGGACCCGTCGGCGCCCGCCTCGCGGACATCCTCAGCCGGCACGTGGAGATTGCCGACGTCCAGGACGAAGTCGCCTTCCACAAGACCTTCGCCCACCACATCGCCGAGGCCAGGCACTCCCTGTGGATCTGGACTCCGTGGGTCGCGAAGCGCGTACGCAGCCTGCTCCCCGCCCTGGAGGACGCCGTGCGCCGCGGCGTGCGGATCACCGTGTTCGTCCGCGACCAGAGCGACCAGAACCAACAGCGCTTCATCGAGTACCTCGACGAACTCAAGGCCGTCACCCCCGCGGTGATCCCCGTCAACGTCATGCACCAGAAGATCGTCGTCATCGACGAGCACACCGTCCTCCTCGGCAGCCTCAACACCCTCTCCCAGAGCCAATCCCGCGAGATCATGCTGACCGTGCGAGGCGCCCACTTCGCCCGCAAGATCCTCGACCACGAGCACGCCGAGGACTTCGCCCGCCCACCGCGGTGCGGCGGCTGCCGGGGAGACCAACTCGACCTCAGACGGGGCAAAGCCGGCTGGTACTGGCGCTGCTACGACAAGGCCTGTCCCGCCCGCAGGGGCGACCGTGCCTGGACCGCTCCCGTCCGGTTCACGACGTCTCGACCCAAGCAGGGTGCCCGCTGA